A single genomic interval of Pyrus communis chromosome 7, drPyrComm1.1, whole genome shotgun sequence harbors:
- the LOC137740147 gene encoding probable galacturonosyltransferase 10 isoform X1, with amino-acid sequence MRRRAADFRRPLRRRFPNALWWALCGVAVLLFIFTLSRVNQMESRPVIPMKFGSDRIMEGLNITDEMLSPNSVARQLNDQIALAKAFVVIAKESNNLQFAWELSAQIRSSQILLSNAATRRVPLTIRESETAISDMALILYQAQQLHYDSATMIMRLKAKIQTLEEQMSSVSDKSSKYGQIAAEEVPKSLYCLGIQLTSEWFRKPNIQRKIKDRKQIEMKLKDNNLYHFCVFSDNILATSVVVNSTSLNSKNPDKIVFHLVTDEINYAAMKAWFSINSFRGVAVEVQKFEDFTWLNASYVPVLKQLQDSDTQSYYFSGNSDDGRTPIKFRNPKYLSMLNHLRFYIPEVFPALKKVVFLDDDVVVQKDLSDLFSISLNGNVNGAVETCMETFHRYHKYLNYSHPLIRAHFDPDACGWAFGMNVFDLVQWRKRNVTGIYHYWQERNVDRTLWKLGTLPPGLLTFYGLTEPLDASWHILGLGYTTVDPHLIEKGAVLHYNGNSKPWLKIGMEKYKPLWEKYVDYSHSLLQRCNFH; translated from the exons ATGAGGCGGAGAGCCGCGGACTTCCGGAGGCCGCTCCGGCGGCGGTTTCCAAATGCGTTATGGTGGGCGCTGTGCGGGGTTGCGGTTTTGCTCTTCATTTTTACTTTGAGCAGAGTTAATCAGATGGAGTCCAGACCTGTCATTCCCATG AAGTTCGGGAGTGATAGAATTATGGAAGGCCTTAATATTACCGATGAAATGTTGAGCCCCAACTCAGTTGCAAGGCAACTCAATGACCAAATTGCTCTTGCAAAAGCTTTTGTTGTGATCGCCAAAGAAAGTAACAACCTTCAGTTTGCCTGGGAATTAAGTGCCCAGATTCGCAGTTCGCAGATCCTGCTGTCAAATGCTGCAACCAGGCGAGTTCCTCTGACTATTAGAGAATCGGAAACCGCAATCAGTGATATGGCCCTTATACTGTACCAAGCACAGCAGCTCCATTATGATAGTGCAACCATGATTATGAGACTGAAAGCCAAAATCCAAACTCTGGAAGAACAAATGAGTTCGGTGAGTGACAAAAGTTCAAAGTATGGACAAATAGCTGCTGAAGAAGTCCCAAAAAGTCTCTACTGCCTTGGTATTCAGCTGACCAGTGAATGGTTCAGAAAGCCGAATATACAGAGGAAAATCAAGGACAGAAAGCAAATAGAAATGAAACTAAAGGATAACAATCTCTACCATTTCTGCGTCTTCTCTGACAACATCCTAGCAACTTCAGTTGTGGTCAATTCAACTTCTCTAAATTCCAAAAATCCAGATAAGATTGTCTTCCATCTTGTAACTGATGAAATCAACTATGCTGCAATGAAGGCCTGGTTTTCCATAAACAGCTTCAGAGGTGTAGCCGTCGAGGTTCAAAAGTTTGAGGATTTTACATGGTTGAATGCTTCTTATGTTCCTGTACTTAAGCAGCTCCAAGACTCTGATACTCAGAGTTACTATTTCTCTGGAAATAGTGATGATGGGCGGACACCAATCAAGTTTCGGAACCCCAAGTATCTTTCTATGCTTAATCATCTGAGGTTCTATATTCCAGAAGTTTTTCCTGCCCTGAAGAAGGTGGTATTTCTGGATGATGATGTTGTGGTTCAGAAGGATCTATCTGATCTGTTCTCCATTAGTTTGAACGGTAATGTCAATGGTGCGGTGGAGACATGCATGGAGACATTTCACAGATACCATAAATATCTGAACTACTCTCACCCTCTCATAAGAGCGCATTTTGATCCTGATGCTTGTGGATGGGCGTTTGGGATGAATGTTTTTGATTTGGTTCAATGGAGGAAAAGGAATGTCACTGGCATCTACCACTACTGGCAGGAAAGAAATGTAGACCGGACATTGTGGAAACTTGGCACGCTACCACCTGGATTGTTGACATTCTACGGATTGACAGAGCCTTTGGATGCCTCGTGGCATATTCTGGGTTTGGGCTACACAACCGTCGACCCTCACTTAATAGAGAAAGGTGCTGTGCTGCACTACAACGGCAACTCAAAACCATGGTTGAAGATCGGGATGGAAAAGTACAAGCCCCTCTGGGAGAAATACGTTGATTATAGTCATTCGTTATTGCAACGGTGCAATTTCCATTGA
- the LOC137740147 gene encoding probable galacturonosyltransferase 10 isoform X2 has product MRRRAADFRRPLRRRFPNALWWALCGVAVLLFIFTLSRVNQMESRPVIPMFGSDRIMEGLNITDEMLSPNSVARQLNDQIALAKAFVVIAKESNNLQFAWELSAQIRSSQILLSNAATRRVPLTIRESETAISDMALILYQAQQLHYDSATMIMRLKAKIQTLEEQMSSVSDKSSKYGQIAAEEVPKSLYCLGIQLTSEWFRKPNIQRKIKDRKQIEMKLKDNNLYHFCVFSDNILATSVVVNSTSLNSKNPDKIVFHLVTDEINYAAMKAWFSINSFRGVAVEVQKFEDFTWLNASYVPVLKQLQDSDTQSYYFSGNSDDGRTPIKFRNPKYLSMLNHLRFYIPEVFPALKKVVFLDDDVVVQKDLSDLFSISLNGNVNGAVETCMETFHRYHKYLNYSHPLIRAHFDPDACGWAFGMNVFDLVQWRKRNVTGIYHYWQERNVDRTLWKLGTLPPGLLTFYGLTEPLDASWHILGLGYTTVDPHLIEKGAVLHYNGNSKPWLKIGMEKYKPLWEKYVDYSHSLLQRCNFH; this is encoded by the exons ATGAGGCGGAGAGCCGCGGACTTCCGGAGGCCGCTCCGGCGGCGGTTTCCAAATGCGTTATGGTGGGCGCTGTGCGGGGTTGCGGTTTTGCTCTTCATTTTTACTTTGAGCAGAGTTAATCAGATGGAGTCCAGACCTGTCATTCCCATG TTCGGGAGTGATAGAATTATGGAAGGCCTTAATATTACCGATGAAATGTTGAGCCCCAACTCAGTTGCAAGGCAACTCAATGACCAAATTGCTCTTGCAAAAGCTTTTGTTGTGATCGCCAAAGAAAGTAACAACCTTCAGTTTGCCTGGGAATTAAGTGCCCAGATTCGCAGTTCGCAGATCCTGCTGTCAAATGCTGCAACCAGGCGAGTTCCTCTGACTATTAGAGAATCGGAAACCGCAATCAGTGATATGGCCCTTATACTGTACCAAGCACAGCAGCTCCATTATGATAGTGCAACCATGATTATGAGACTGAAAGCCAAAATCCAAACTCTGGAAGAACAAATGAGTTCGGTGAGTGACAAAAGTTCAAAGTATGGACAAATAGCTGCTGAAGAAGTCCCAAAAAGTCTCTACTGCCTTGGTATTCAGCTGACCAGTGAATGGTTCAGAAAGCCGAATATACAGAGGAAAATCAAGGACAGAAAGCAAATAGAAATGAAACTAAAGGATAACAATCTCTACCATTTCTGCGTCTTCTCTGACAACATCCTAGCAACTTCAGTTGTGGTCAATTCAACTTCTCTAAATTCCAAAAATCCAGATAAGATTGTCTTCCATCTTGTAACTGATGAAATCAACTATGCTGCAATGAAGGCCTGGTTTTCCATAAACAGCTTCAGAGGTGTAGCCGTCGAGGTTCAAAAGTTTGAGGATTTTACATGGTTGAATGCTTCTTATGTTCCTGTACTTAAGCAGCTCCAAGACTCTGATACTCAGAGTTACTATTTCTCTGGAAATAGTGATGATGGGCGGACACCAATCAAGTTTCGGAACCCCAAGTATCTTTCTATGCTTAATCATCTGAGGTTCTATATTCCAGAAGTTTTTCCTGCCCTGAAGAAGGTGGTATTTCTGGATGATGATGTTGTGGTTCAGAAGGATCTATCTGATCTGTTCTCCATTAGTTTGAACGGTAATGTCAATGGTGCGGTGGAGACATGCATGGAGACATTTCACAGATACCATAAATATCTGAACTACTCTCACCCTCTCATAAGAGCGCATTTTGATCCTGATGCTTGTGGATGGGCGTTTGGGATGAATGTTTTTGATTTGGTTCAATGGAGGAAAAGGAATGTCACTGGCATCTACCACTACTGGCAGGAAAGAAATGTAGACCGGACATTGTGGAAACTTGGCACGCTACCACCTGGATTGTTGACATTCTACGGATTGACAGAGCCTTTGGATGCCTCGTGGCATATTCTGGGTTTGGGCTACACAACCGTCGACCCTCACTTAATAGAGAAAGGTGCTGTGCTGCACTACAACGGCAACTCAAAACCATGGTTGAAGATCGGGATGGAAAAGTACAAGCCCCTCTGGGAGAAATACGTTGATTATAGTCATTCGTTATTGCAACGGTGCAATTTCCATTGA